TGGAGATGTCCACCCGCTCCGCGGATGAGGAAGTCGGCACACAGCTTTCCCTGGAAGCCGGCGAAATTGTGCGCCGGCGCCCGGTGGGCCGGCCGCCCGGCACCAGCATTACGGTCGAGAACCTGTTCTTCAACGTGCCGGCGCGGCGCAAGTTTCTGCGCTCCCCGCTGACCGAGGCCGGCCATATCCAGGAGATCGTCACCTATTACGCCATGGCCTACCCGACGCGCCGCATTTCCCTGATCCATAACGGCCGGCCCATCCTCCGCTCCCCCGGCACGGGCAACCTGCTGGATGTGCTCCTAGAGATACACGGGCCGGAGACCGCCAGCGCCCTGCTCCCCATCCAGAGCACCGCGGAGGAACCTTCTCCGGTCATGGTATCGGGGTACGTCAGCCCGCCGGCGCTCCATCGCGCCGACCGCCGACACATGGTGTTCTTCGTCAACGGCCGCTGGGTGCGGGATAAAGCGCTGGCCTATGCCGTCCTGCAGGCCTATCACACCCTCCTGCCGGCCAACCGCTTCCCCATCGCCGTCGTGCAAATCCACCTCGACCCGGCGGAGGTGGATGTGAACGTGCACCCCACCAAGACCGAGGTGCGTTTCCGCGCCGCCGGCGAGGTCTTCCGCGCCGTCCAGCGCCAGGTGCGCGCCGCCCTGGTCCAGCAAGCGCCGGCCGCCCCCCAGTTCCACGTCCCTGGCTGGGGAGAGCGGCCCAGCCCATCCGCGGAAATCGTCGCCCGCCAGCAGATGCTGATGAGCGCCGGCCGGAGCGCGGTCGAACATGCCCTGCGCCTCATCCCGCCGGCCGAGGAGCCCGCCCCTGAGCCGGCCGGCACTCCCCCGCCCCGGCTCCCCATCCTGCGCGTCGTCGGCCAGGTGCGGCAGATGTACATCATCGCCGAGGGCCCCGACGGGCTGTACCTCATTGACCAGCACGCAGCGCATGAGCGCGTCCTGTACGAGCAGATGCTCTCCCAGGCGACCGCCGGCACCCCCCTCTCCCAGGCCCTGCTGGAGCCGCAGGTGGTGCCGGTGGACTTGCGTCAGCAGGATGTCATACACACGTATGACGAGGAACTGCGCTGGGCCGGCTTCGAGCTGGAGCCGTTCGGCGAAGGCGCGTTCCTCCTGCGGGCTGTGCCGGCGGTGCTGGCCGGCCGGCAGGACCCCCGCACAGCGCTCTATGAGGTGCTGGAAGAGCTGGAGCGCGGGGAAACCCCACTGGCACGCCGCAAAGATGCCGCTGTCATGGCCGCGGTGTGCAAGCGCGGCGCCGTGAAGGCCGGCCAAACCCTTAGCCACGAGGAAATGACGGAGCTGGTGCGCCGGTTGGAAGCCACATCCTCCCCGCAGACCTGCCCCCACGGCCGGCCGACCATGATTCATCTCAGCGCGGAAGCCCTGGCACGCCAGTTCCTGCGCTCCTGAAGGACGGGAACCGGGAAAAGGGACACCGCGATCCCACACCCTCTTTCCCGCCGCAATTGTACCGGGCGGGCGTTCTGTGGTATAATGATGTCAGCCGGCGGGACCACGCCGGCAGGCAGCGCATGAGGAGGCATGAAATGATCCGAGTGGTGGTGGACAGCATCCGGGTGAGCCTGATGTCCCAACACCGCGTCGTCGTGCTGCGCGAAGTAGATGGAGACCGCTATTTGCCCATCTGGATCGGGCCATTCGAGGCGGATTCCATAACCATTGAGCTCCAGGGCGTGCCGATGGCACGGCCCCTGACCCACGACCTGCTCAAGTCCATCCTGGAAGAGCTGGGGGCGGAGGTGCAGTACGTCGTCGTCAATGACCTGCGGGACGACACCTTCTACGCCCGCATTATCCTGGATGTCAACGGCGAGCGCCACGAGATTGACTCTCGCCCCAGCGACGCCATCGCGCTGGCCGTGCGGGTCAAGGCGCCCATTTATGTGGCTCCCCATGTCATGGACGAGGCCGGCATCCTCTCCGAATCCGCAGAACAGGCCCCCGAACTCTCCGAAGAAGAGGAAGAGAACCTCTCCATCTTCGAGGAATTCCTGGAGAATCTGGACCTGGGCGACGAAGAGGAGGACAAGAAGTAGCGCCGGCCGGCGAGACACACAAGGACTGCCCACCCAAACTAAGCTGGACGAGGGAATGGGATGATTGAGACGCGCGTGGAAGGGGATCACCTCCCGCCGCAGAACATCGAAGCCGAGGAAGCAGTCCTCGGCTCATTGTTAATTGACCCGGACGCGGTCATCAAGGTCGCGCCCATCCTGCGCGCCGACGATTTCTACCGCGTCAAAAACGGCTGGATCTACCAGGCCATCCTGGACCTGCATCAGCGCAATGAGCCGATAGATTTCCTCAGTGTCAGCGCGGAGCTGGAGCGCCGCGGGCAGTTGGATGAAGTGGGCGGCCGGTCGTATCTGGCCTCGCTCTATAACACGACGCCGACCAGCCTGCATGTGGAGCACTACGCCCGCATCGTGGAGCGTACGGCTGTCCTGCGCCGGCTCATCTCCGCCGCCGGCCAGATCGTGCAGATGGTCTACGAGGCCGGCGGGGACGTGGACAACATCATTGACCGCGCCGAACAGCTCATCTTCGGCGTCTCGGAACGCCGC
Above is a window of Anaerolineae bacterium DNA encoding:
- a CDS encoding bifunctional nuclease family protein; amino-acid sequence: MIRVVVDSIRVSLMSQHRVVVLREVDGDRYLPIWIGPFEADSITIELQGVPMARPLTHDLLKSILEELGAEVQYVVVNDLRDDTFYARIILDVNGERHEIDSRPSDAIALAVRVKAPIYVAPHVMDEAGILSESAEQAPELSEEEEENLSIFEEFLENLDLGDEEEDKK
- the mutL gene encoding DNA mismatch repair endonuclease MutL translates to MPIRILPPEVASRIAAGEVVERPASVVKELLENAIDAGARDIQVEVEEGGLRLIRVSDDGCGIPAGEVELAFARHATSKLSDVDDLNRIVTLGFRGEALASIAAVSRVEMSTRSADEEVGTQLSLEAGEIVRRRPVGRPPGTSITVENLFFNVPARRKFLRSPLTEAGHIQEIVTYYAMAYPTRRISLIHNGRPILRSPGTGNLLDVLLEIHGPETASALLPIQSTAEEPSPVMVSGYVSPPALHRADRRHMVFFVNGRWVRDKALAYAVLQAYHTLLPANRFPIAVVQIHLDPAEVDVNVHPTKTEVRFRAAGEVFRAVQRQVRAALVQQAPAAPQFHVPGWGERPSPSAEIVARQQMLMSAGRSAVEHALRLIPPAEEPAPEPAGTPPPRLPILRVVGQVRQMYIIAEGPDGLYLIDQHAAHERVLYEQMLSQATAGTPLSQALLEPQVVPVDLRQQDVIHTYDEELRWAGFELEPFGEGAFLLRAVPAVLAGRQDPRTALYEVLEELERGETPLARRKDAAVMAAVCKRGAVKAGQTLSHEEMTELVRRLEATSSPQTCPHGRPTMIHLSAEALARQFLRS